gtcattttaactaaattttgttaagtttatctaccgtttcaagtgcatttcatgatagtatttaacttatttatactgtttgcacattttttgcttcaatgttaactcaaatattatcataaaatgcgtttaaaatgtcaaataaacttaataaaatttgataagaaggactaaatccacgtatttctaaaaataaaagactaaattggtataaaattttgaagagggactaatttcaaaattgacttgaaacttgagggacaaaatcatatttaacccatttttaaTTATGCAGGGAACACATATACTTTGTTACAGTTTATGTTGTTGTGGCAAACACTTATTATAGTTAGTTACGTTACggaaaaaaaaggttgaagaaTGTTGAATGCACGCATCCTTTGGAGCATTCTAATTTCAAAAGCAATCCCTGCATTGTATTCCAAGCAATGGGTTGAGTTGCACTGCTCAATTAACattctcattcttttctttctcatttgttttctttatatattttcgGCTATTATCACCATAATACCAAACCAGAAAAAAGGAttcaacacatttttttttcactaattgATGACCtatatcattaattataattttttaatattcattaattataattatacctAGTGATTAAAACAACAGTTTTAACACTCAAAGCTTCCATTTGAATTACATATGTTGAATtttcgtttatttatttaaaggattcaaaattaaaatttaacacaaTTTACAAATATAACATTTAGATCATATTGGAAGGACGAGATAAAagactttaaaaataaagtgaggATGGAATGCAGCTCGACCAAAAATAAAGTGAGTACAAATCTCTTAGCTACGTCCAGGAAAGACACAAACCAATACGAACTTCAGTCGCCAATGTTGTTACCACTGAAATTTTGGACATACCAATAAATGTTTATGTATTCAATTTAACATtcgtataatttttaaaaaaatttcattcgtataaatatctttttcatatataagtttttgaaacttgaaattttgattcttataaatatcttttttatataacttaCAAATTGTTAAAGTTTAGAACTATTAACATCAAAGCGTTTGTAGTCCAACGGTTAGGATAATTGCCTTCCAAGCAATAGACCCGGGTTCGACTCCCGGCAAACGCagtaactgttttttttttccttactttttatttttacctgCATAGAACAGACAAAGAACAAAAGAGGACGAACGAGCAATCTCTTGAATTCGGATCTCTGTCTCTATATTTATGTGGCTTCTGTTTCATTTcccattttctattttaaaccGTCATGAAGTGAAGGGTGATGGGAGGCGCGTGTAGCAGCAACGCCTTCAGCGCGGCGCAGTTAACTATATTATCCACCCGCAGCCGCAGATTCAGAAGCAACCGTACCGTTTCTTTGTTCTCCGTTCGAGCCTCCGACGACCCTCCTCGTGGGCCATCCTGCATATACGTTGGCCCTCTCCACACCGCCGCCAAAGAAACCCTCGAAGCTCTTTACTCTCAGGTCACACGTCTTTTCAATTCACCATTTTTCAGTCTCAATTTCACTTTTCTTATCCATTAATATAATCACCACAGAAGAATCATTAACTATGCAACTATTCAAGGGCTAATGCGACGAACTTGGATTGTTTATAGGCGCGGGATGCGTATTACAGTGGAGAGCCTTTGATTCTCGATGACATGTTTGATAGAGTTGAGGTATCTGTCTATCTGTCTTTCTTGATTTCACCACTCAACATTTCGTTACACGCTTAAGtctcttaattatatattagctTGTCTTATGAACAGTTGAAGCTTAAGTGGTATGGTTCTAAGTCAGTTGTCAAGTACCCTCGATGCAGCATCCGGAGGCATTCCACATATGCTGATTCTGATGTAactttcttcttcaatttccttaTTTCAATGTGTTCTTAATGAAGTTAAGAATGTATTGAACAGTTACATTTGTGTGTGGTGTGATGTGTTCTTCTGTTGAATGTTTTGGATATAAGGACAATTTTTGTGTGGTTAAAATGTTGAGGTTCCCTTTCCTTCCTTTTTTGTTCTCTTGGTTTCTTCACTTGAATTATATTGAGTGACTGTGGATGTAGGGCAGGAAGATATTTCTATGGCTTTTGCATTAGCAAGCTTATGGTCCCTATTTCTTGCACTTGGCTGTTCAGCTTGTGTTTGGCCTATATTGTACACTGTTAACACAGCTTATCAAAAAGCATTCGACTCGGGAGGATTCTCATATGGTAGTCAAGCATCAGGA
This region of Vigna unguiculata cultivar IT97K-499-35 chromosome 5, ASM411807v1, whole genome shotgun sequence genomic DNA includes:
- the LOC114183166 gene encoding uncharacterized protein LOC114183166 gives rise to the protein MGGACSSNAFSAAQLTILSTRSRRFRSNRTVSLFSVRASDDPPRGPSCIYVGPLHTAAKETLEALYSQARDAYYSGEPLILDDMFDRVELKLKWYGSKSVVKYPRCSIRRHSTYADSDEDISMAFALASLWSLFLALGCSACVWPILYTVNTAYQKAFDSGGFSYGSQASGVGLLFVVNGIILTALGLVIGYPVASASVKVLQGLWRGDLAALKGSCPNCGEEVFAFVRTDKGNNSSHRADCHVCECLLEFRTKAEQSDLRLGRQWVYGRIYLVRRSRRQREP